A region of Paramormyrops kingsleyae isolate MSU_618 chromosome 17, PKINGS_0.4, whole genome shotgun sequence DNA encodes the following proteins:
- the LOC111860875 gene encoding rap1 GTPase-activating protein 2 isoform X4 encodes MAGVHIGKQDVQTISIVPVGDGPPSPPRTAPPTMKSAEFFDMLERIQQAPKTEEMTASSQKHKDDYIPYPRIEEVLEKGSPYPQVILPQFGGYWIEDMEASAGTPTSSDSSLCDEDDGGGRGPEGHLGFRLECDRTARTYRKHFLGREHLNFYCTASGLGNLIMSLKHEEVEGQEYLRIILRSRMKTLHDRIHLEGLSQLPSIPQIAKLFCDDVPGLKFSPVLYPRASQLIVSYDEHEINNTFKFGVIYQTFGQTTEEELFGNNTETPAFKEFLSLLGDCIDLQDFKGFRGGLDVSHGQTGSQSVYTVFRRREIMFHVSTKLPYTDGDTQQLQRKRHIGNDIVAVIFQEEGTPFVPDMIASNFLHAYILVQVEHACTAQTTYKVSVTAREDVPPFGPPLPNPAVFKKGPEFREFLLTKLINAETACYKSDKFAKLEGRTRAALLDNLHDELHCQTLAALGHGLGLSSDEDRLENGGHGGLLESFKRAMRVRSHSMETVAVSHRHRGPGLGSGVPQNSMECTKSTYTPPVMSAKSPLRSPVKRKSGLFPRLHSSSESQADRHARGDQKSSDSSPMSQEVRSDTLSNPSSPEICPNKERPPGKLKDCMGRTNISRSSSSTSSFSSAAGEGEVLDELDSSSAGSSQPSMASSSVYSPCLVVDGLVAPAIMCRSPTDAKSKMSPRSNLKFRFDKLSHSTAGH; translated from the exons GAAGCAGGACGTTCAGACCATATCCATTGTGCCTGTAGGGGATGGTCCCCCTTCACCTCCTCGTACAGCTCCACCCACCATGAAG tCGGCCGAGTTCTTTGACATGCTGGAGAGGATACAG CAGGCCCCAAAAACTGAGGAGATGACAGCCAGCTCCCAGAAGCACAAG GACGACTATATTCCATACCCGCGGATTGAGGAG GTCCTGGAGAAAGGCAGCCCATACCCCCAGGTGATCCTGCCCCAGTTCGGGGGCTACTGGATCGAGGACATGGAAGCCAGCGCCGGCACCCCCACGTCCTCTGACAGCAGCCTGTGTGACGAGGACGATGGAGGGGGACGTGGCCCCGAGGGTCACTTAGGCTTTCGGCTGGAGTGTGACAGAACAGCCCGGACATACCGCAAGCACTTCCTGGGCAGG GAGCACCTGAACTTCTACTGCACGGCAAGCGGCCTGGGAAACCTCATAATGTCCCTGAAGCACGAGGAGGTGGAGGGGCAGGAATACCTGCGGATCATTCTCAG GTCTCGCATGAAGACGCTGCATGACCGCATTCACCTGGAGGGCCTTTCCCAGCTGCCCAGCATCCCTCAGATAGCCAAG CTGTTCTGCGACGATGTGCCTGGTCTGAAGTTCAGCCCAGTCCTGTACCCCAGA GCATCCCAGCTCATAGTTAGCTATGATGAGCATGAGATTAACAACACGTTCAAGTTCGGGGTGATCTACCAGACGTTTGGCCAG ACCACGGAGGAGGAGCTGTTCGGGAACAACACGGAGACTCCTGCCTTTAAGGAGTTCCTCAGTCTGCTGGGAGACTGCATCGACCTGCAGGACTTCAAAGG GTTCCGTGGGGGGTTAGATGTGTCCCACGGTCAGACGGGTTCGCAGTCTGTCTATACGGTCTTCCGACGCAGGGAGATCATGTTCCACGTCTCCACCAAGCTCCCATACACAGACGGGGACACACAGCAG CTACAGCGGAAGCGGCACATCGGCAACGACATCGTGGCGGTCATCTTCCAGGAAGAGGGCACACCCTTTGTTCCTGATATGATCGCCTCCAACTTCCTGCATGCCTACATCCTGGTACAGGTGGAGCACGCTTGCACAGCTCAAACCACATACAAG GTGTCTGTCACAGCTCGAGAGGATGTCCCACCTTTCGGCCCGCCTCTCCCTAACCCAGCAGTCTTCAAGAAG GGTCCAGAATTTCGGGAGTTCCTGCTGACCAAGCTGATCAACGCAGAGACCGCCTGCTACAAGTCGGATAAGTTCGCTAAGCTGGAA GGTCGGACACGGGCTGCCCTGCTGGATAACCTCCACGACGAACTTCACTGCCAAACACTGGCCGCGCTGGGCCACGGCCTGGGGCTCAGCTCCGATGAGGACAGGCTGGAGAATGGCGGCCATGGCGGACTGCTGGAGTCCTTCAAG AGAGCCATGCGGGTTCGTAGCCACTCCATGGAGACAGTGGCGGTGTCCCATCGCCACCGGGGCCCAGGCCTCGGAAGCGGGGTGCCACAGAACAGCATGGAGTGCACAAAAAGCACGTACACG CCCCCTGTGATGTCGGCCAAGTCCCCACTAAGGAGCCCAGTAAAACGGAAGTCGGGGCTGTTCCCGCGCCTACACTCCAGCTCAGAGAGCCAGGCGGACAGGCATGCCCGCGG TGACCAGAAGAGCTCAGACAGCAGCCCCATGTCACAGGAAGTGAGGTCAGATACCCTGTCTAACCCCAGCTCTCCAGAGATCTGCCCCAATAAGGAGAG GCCTCCAGGCAAGCTGAAGGACTGCATGGGCCGGACGAACATCTCCCGCTCTTCCAGCAGTAccagcagcttcagcagcgCTGCCGGGGAGGGCGAGGTCCTCGATGAGCtggacagcagcagtgcaggg AGCAGCCAACCCTCCATGGCTTCTTCATCTGTGTACAGCCCCTGCCTCGTTGTGGACGGCCTGGTGGCACCAGCCATCATGTGCCGCAGCCCCACAG ATGCAAAGAGTAAGATGTCGCCGAGGTCCAACTTAAAGTTTCGCTTTGACAAGCTGAGCCACTCTACAGCA GGACACTAG
- the LOC111860875 gene encoding rap1 GTPase-activating protein 2 isoform X1, whose product MSEPGSRMHSKRAGIRAAVVLIGLLHKSRRQKEKEEMDRKQDVQTISIVPVGDGPPSPPRTAPPTMKSAEFFDMLERIQQAPKTEEMTASSQKHKDDYIPYPRIEEVLEKGSPYPQVILPQFGGYWIEDMEASAGTPTSSDSSLCDEDDGGGRGPEGHLGFRLECDRTARTYRKHFLGREHLNFYCTASGLGNLIMSLKHEEVEGQEYLRIILRSRMKTLHDRIHLEGLSQLPSIPQIAKLFCDDVPGLKFSPVLYPRASQLIVSYDEHEINNTFKFGVIYQTFGQTTEEELFGNNTETPAFKEFLSLLGDCIDLQDFKGFRGGLDVSHGQTGSQSVYTVFRRREIMFHVSTKLPYTDGDTQQLQRKRHIGNDIVAVIFQEEGTPFVPDMIASNFLHAYILVQVEHACTAQTTYKVSVTAREDVPPFGPPLPNPAVFKKGPEFREFLLTKLINAETACYKSDKFAKLEGRTRAALLDNLHDELHCQTLAALGHGLGLSSDEDRLENGGHGGLLESFKRAMRVRSHSMETVAVSHRHRGPGLGSGVPQNSMECTKSTYTPPVMSAKSPLRSPVKRKSGLFPRLHSSSESQADRHARGDQKSSDSSPMSQEVRSDTLSNPSSPEICPNKERPPGKLKDCMGRTNISRSSSSTSSFSSAAGEGEVLDELDSSSAGSSQPSMASSSVYSPCLVVDGLVAPAIMCRSPTDAKSKMSPRSNLKFRFDKLSHSTAGH is encoded by the exons GAAGCAGGACGTTCAGACCATATCCATTGTGCCTGTAGGGGATGGTCCCCCTTCACCTCCTCGTACAGCTCCACCCACCATGAAG tCGGCCGAGTTCTTTGACATGCTGGAGAGGATACAG CAGGCCCCAAAAACTGAGGAGATGACAGCCAGCTCCCAGAAGCACAAG GACGACTATATTCCATACCCGCGGATTGAGGAG GTCCTGGAGAAAGGCAGCCCATACCCCCAGGTGATCCTGCCCCAGTTCGGGGGCTACTGGATCGAGGACATGGAAGCCAGCGCCGGCACCCCCACGTCCTCTGACAGCAGCCTGTGTGACGAGGACGATGGAGGGGGACGTGGCCCCGAGGGTCACTTAGGCTTTCGGCTGGAGTGTGACAGAACAGCCCGGACATACCGCAAGCACTTCCTGGGCAGG GAGCACCTGAACTTCTACTGCACGGCAAGCGGCCTGGGAAACCTCATAATGTCCCTGAAGCACGAGGAGGTGGAGGGGCAGGAATACCTGCGGATCATTCTCAG GTCTCGCATGAAGACGCTGCATGACCGCATTCACCTGGAGGGCCTTTCCCAGCTGCCCAGCATCCCTCAGATAGCCAAG CTGTTCTGCGACGATGTGCCTGGTCTGAAGTTCAGCCCAGTCCTGTACCCCAGA GCATCCCAGCTCATAGTTAGCTATGATGAGCATGAGATTAACAACACGTTCAAGTTCGGGGTGATCTACCAGACGTTTGGCCAG ACCACGGAGGAGGAGCTGTTCGGGAACAACACGGAGACTCCTGCCTTTAAGGAGTTCCTCAGTCTGCTGGGAGACTGCATCGACCTGCAGGACTTCAAAGG GTTCCGTGGGGGGTTAGATGTGTCCCACGGTCAGACGGGTTCGCAGTCTGTCTATACGGTCTTCCGACGCAGGGAGATCATGTTCCACGTCTCCACCAAGCTCCCATACACAGACGGGGACACACAGCAG CTACAGCGGAAGCGGCACATCGGCAACGACATCGTGGCGGTCATCTTCCAGGAAGAGGGCACACCCTTTGTTCCTGATATGATCGCCTCCAACTTCCTGCATGCCTACATCCTGGTACAGGTGGAGCACGCTTGCACAGCTCAAACCACATACAAG GTGTCTGTCACAGCTCGAGAGGATGTCCCACCTTTCGGCCCGCCTCTCCCTAACCCAGCAGTCTTCAAGAAG GGTCCAGAATTTCGGGAGTTCCTGCTGACCAAGCTGATCAACGCAGAGACCGCCTGCTACAAGTCGGATAAGTTCGCTAAGCTGGAA GGTCGGACACGGGCTGCCCTGCTGGATAACCTCCACGACGAACTTCACTGCCAAACACTGGCCGCGCTGGGCCACGGCCTGGGGCTCAGCTCCGATGAGGACAGGCTGGAGAATGGCGGCCATGGCGGACTGCTGGAGTCCTTCAAG AGAGCCATGCGGGTTCGTAGCCACTCCATGGAGACAGTGGCGGTGTCCCATCGCCACCGGGGCCCAGGCCTCGGAAGCGGGGTGCCACAGAACAGCATGGAGTGCACAAAAAGCACGTACACG CCCCCTGTGATGTCGGCCAAGTCCCCACTAAGGAGCCCAGTAAAACGGAAGTCGGGGCTGTTCCCGCGCCTACACTCCAGCTCAGAGAGCCAGGCGGACAGGCATGCCCGCGG TGACCAGAAGAGCTCAGACAGCAGCCCCATGTCACAGGAAGTGAGGTCAGATACCCTGTCTAACCCCAGCTCTCCAGAGATCTGCCCCAATAAGGAGAG GCCTCCAGGCAAGCTGAAGGACTGCATGGGCCGGACGAACATCTCCCGCTCTTCCAGCAGTAccagcagcttcagcagcgCTGCCGGGGAGGGCGAGGTCCTCGATGAGCtggacagcagcagtgcaggg AGCAGCCAACCCTCCATGGCTTCTTCATCTGTGTACAGCCCCTGCCTCGTTGTGGACGGCCTGGTGGCACCAGCCATCATGTGCCGCAGCCCCACAG ATGCAAAGAGTAAGATGTCGCCGAGGTCCAACTTAAAGTTTCGCTTTGACAAGCTGAGCCACTCTACAGCA GGACACTAG
- the LOC111860875 gene encoding rap1 GTPase-activating protein 2 isoform X2 translates to MSEPGSRMHSKRAGIRAAVVLIGLLHKSRRQKEKEEMDRKQDVQTISIVPVGDGPPSPPRTAPPTMKSAEFFDMLERIQAPKTEEMTASSQKHKDDYIPYPRIEEVLEKGSPYPQVILPQFGGYWIEDMEASAGTPTSSDSSLCDEDDGGGRGPEGHLGFRLECDRTARTYRKHFLGREHLNFYCTASGLGNLIMSLKHEEVEGQEYLRIILRSRMKTLHDRIHLEGLSQLPSIPQIAKLFCDDVPGLKFSPVLYPRASQLIVSYDEHEINNTFKFGVIYQTFGQTTEEELFGNNTETPAFKEFLSLLGDCIDLQDFKGFRGGLDVSHGQTGSQSVYTVFRRREIMFHVSTKLPYTDGDTQQLQRKRHIGNDIVAVIFQEEGTPFVPDMIASNFLHAYILVQVEHACTAQTTYKVSVTAREDVPPFGPPLPNPAVFKKGPEFREFLLTKLINAETACYKSDKFAKLEGRTRAALLDNLHDELHCQTLAALGHGLGLSSDEDRLENGGHGGLLESFKRAMRVRSHSMETVAVSHRHRGPGLGSGVPQNSMECTKSTYTPPVMSAKSPLRSPVKRKSGLFPRLHSSSESQADRHARGDQKSSDSSPMSQEVRSDTLSNPSSPEICPNKERPPGKLKDCMGRTNISRSSSSTSSFSSAAGEGEVLDELDSSSAGSSQPSMASSSVYSPCLVVDGLVAPAIMCRSPTDAKSKMSPRSNLKFRFDKLSHSTAGH, encoded by the exons GAAGCAGGACGTTCAGACCATATCCATTGTGCCTGTAGGGGATGGTCCCCCTTCACCTCCTCGTACAGCTCCACCCACCATGAAG tCGGCCGAGTTCTTTGACATGCTGGAGAGGATACAG GCCCCAAAAACTGAGGAGATGACAGCCAGCTCCCAGAAGCACAAG GACGACTATATTCCATACCCGCGGATTGAGGAG GTCCTGGAGAAAGGCAGCCCATACCCCCAGGTGATCCTGCCCCAGTTCGGGGGCTACTGGATCGAGGACATGGAAGCCAGCGCCGGCACCCCCACGTCCTCTGACAGCAGCCTGTGTGACGAGGACGATGGAGGGGGACGTGGCCCCGAGGGTCACTTAGGCTTTCGGCTGGAGTGTGACAGAACAGCCCGGACATACCGCAAGCACTTCCTGGGCAGG GAGCACCTGAACTTCTACTGCACGGCAAGCGGCCTGGGAAACCTCATAATGTCCCTGAAGCACGAGGAGGTGGAGGGGCAGGAATACCTGCGGATCATTCTCAG GTCTCGCATGAAGACGCTGCATGACCGCATTCACCTGGAGGGCCTTTCCCAGCTGCCCAGCATCCCTCAGATAGCCAAG CTGTTCTGCGACGATGTGCCTGGTCTGAAGTTCAGCCCAGTCCTGTACCCCAGA GCATCCCAGCTCATAGTTAGCTATGATGAGCATGAGATTAACAACACGTTCAAGTTCGGGGTGATCTACCAGACGTTTGGCCAG ACCACGGAGGAGGAGCTGTTCGGGAACAACACGGAGACTCCTGCCTTTAAGGAGTTCCTCAGTCTGCTGGGAGACTGCATCGACCTGCAGGACTTCAAAGG GTTCCGTGGGGGGTTAGATGTGTCCCACGGTCAGACGGGTTCGCAGTCTGTCTATACGGTCTTCCGACGCAGGGAGATCATGTTCCACGTCTCCACCAAGCTCCCATACACAGACGGGGACACACAGCAG CTACAGCGGAAGCGGCACATCGGCAACGACATCGTGGCGGTCATCTTCCAGGAAGAGGGCACACCCTTTGTTCCTGATATGATCGCCTCCAACTTCCTGCATGCCTACATCCTGGTACAGGTGGAGCACGCTTGCACAGCTCAAACCACATACAAG GTGTCTGTCACAGCTCGAGAGGATGTCCCACCTTTCGGCCCGCCTCTCCCTAACCCAGCAGTCTTCAAGAAG GGTCCAGAATTTCGGGAGTTCCTGCTGACCAAGCTGATCAACGCAGAGACCGCCTGCTACAAGTCGGATAAGTTCGCTAAGCTGGAA GGTCGGACACGGGCTGCCCTGCTGGATAACCTCCACGACGAACTTCACTGCCAAACACTGGCCGCGCTGGGCCACGGCCTGGGGCTCAGCTCCGATGAGGACAGGCTGGAGAATGGCGGCCATGGCGGACTGCTGGAGTCCTTCAAG AGAGCCATGCGGGTTCGTAGCCACTCCATGGAGACAGTGGCGGTGTCCCATCGCCACCGGGGCCCAGGCCTCGGAAGCGGGGTGCCACAGAACAGCATGGAGTGCACAAAAAGCACGTACACG CCCCCTGTGATGTCGGCCAAGTCCCCACTAAGGAGCCCAGTAAAACGGAAGTCGGGGCTGTTCCCGCGCCTACACTCCAGCTCAGAGAGCCAGGCGGACAGGCATGCCCGCGG TGACCAGAAGAGCTCAGACAGCAGCCCCATGTCACAGGAAGTGAGGTCAGATACCCTGTCTAACCCCAGCTCTCCAGAGATCTGCCCCAATAAGGAGAG GCCTCCAGGCAAGCTGAAGGACTGCATGGGCCGGACGAACATCTCCCGCTCTTCCAGCAGTAccagcagcttcagcagcgCTGCCGGGGAGGGCGAGGTCCTCGATGAGCtggacagcagcagtgcaggg AGCAGCCAACCCTCCATGGCTTCTTCATCTGTGTACAGCCCCTGCCTCGTTGTGGACGGCCTGGTGGCACCAGCCATCATGTGCCGCAGCCCCACAG ATGCAAAGAGTAAGATGTCGCCGAGGTCCAACTTAAAGTTTCGCTTTGACAAGCTGAGCCACTCTACAGCA GGACACTAG
- the LOC111860875 gene encoding rap1 GTPase-activating protein 2 isoform X3, with the protein MSEPGSRMHSKRAGIRAAVVLIGLLHKSRRQKEKEEMDRKQDVQTISIVPVGDGPPSPPRTAPPTMKSAEFFDMLERIQDDYIPYPRIEEVLEKGSPYPQVILPQFGGYWIEDMEASAGTPTSSDSSLCDEDDGGGRGPEGHLGFRLECDRTARTYRKHFLGREHLNFYCTASGLGNLIMSLKHEEVEGQEYLRIILRSRMKTLHDRIHLEGLSQLPSIPQIAKLFCDDVPGLKFSPVLYPRASQLIVSYDEHEINNTFKFGVIYQTFGQTTEEELFGNNTETPAFKEFLSLLGDCIDLQDFKGFRGGLDVSHGQTGSQSVYTVFRRREIMFHVSTKLPYTDGDTQQLQRKRHIGNDIVAVIFQEEGTPFVPDMIASNFLHAYILVQVEHACTAQTTYKVSVTAREDVPPFGPPLPNPAVFKKGPEFREFLLTKLINAETACYKSDKFAKLEGRTRAALLDNLHDELHCQTLAALGHGLGLSSDEDRLENGGHGGLLESFKRAMRVRSHSMETVAVSHRHRGPGLGSGVPQNSMECTKSTYTPPVMSAKSPLRSPVKRKSGLFPRLHSSSESQADRHARGDQKSSDSSPMSQEVRSDTLSNPSSPEICPNKERPPGKLKDCMGRTNISRSSSSTSSFSSAAGEGEVLDELDSSSAGSSQPSMASSSVYSPCLVVDGLVAPAIMCRSPTDAKSKMSPRSNLKFRFDKLSHSTAGH; encoded by the exons GAAGCAGGACGTTCAGACCATATCCATTGTGCCTGTAGGGGATGGTCCCCCTTCACCTCCTCGTACAGCTCCACCCACCATGAAG tCGGCCGAGTTCTTTGACATGCTGGAGAGGATACAG GACGACTATATTCCATACCCGCGGATTGAGGAG GTCCTGGAGAAAGGCAGCCCATACCCCCAGGTGATCCTGCCCCAGTTCGGGGGCTACTGGATCGAGGACATGGAAGCCAGCGCCGGCACCCCCACGTCCTCTGACAGCAGCCTGTGTGACGAGGACGATGGAGGGGGACGTGGCCCCGAGGGTCACTTAGGCTTTCGGCTGGAGTGTGACAGAACAGCCCGGACATACCGCAAGCACTTCCTGGGCAGG GAGCACCTGAACTTCTACTGCACGGCAAGCGGCCTGGGAAACCTCATAATGTCCCTGAAGCACGAGGAGGTGGAGGGGCAGGAATACCTGCGGATCATTCTCAG GTCTCGCATGAAGACGCTGCATGACCGCATTCACCTGGAGGGCCTTTCCCAGCTGCCCAGCATCCCTCAGATAGCCAAG CTGTTCTGCGACGATGTGCCTGGTCTGAAGTTCAGCCCAGTCCTGTACCCCAGA GCATCCCAGCTCATAGTTAGCTATGATGAGCATGAGATTAACAACACGTTCAAGTTCGGGGTGATCTACCAGACGTTTGGCCAG ACCACGGAGGAGGAGCTGTTCGGGAACAACACGGAGACTCCTGCCTTTAAGGAGTTCCTCAGTCTGCTGGGAGACTGCATCGACCTGCAGGACTTCAAAGG GTTCCGTGGGGGGTTAGATGTGTCCCACGGTCAGACGGGTTCGCAGTCTGTCTATACGGTCTTCCGACGCAGGGAGATCATGTTCCACGTCTCCACCAAGCTCCCATACACAGACGGGGACACACAGCAG CTACAGCGGAAGCGGCACATCGGCAACGACATCGTGGCGGTCATCTTCCAGGAAGAGGGCACACCCTTTGTTCCTGATATGATCGCCTCCAACTTCCTGCATGCCTACATCCTGGTACAGGTGGAGCACGCTTGCACAGCTCAAACCACATACAAG GTGTCTGTCACAGCTCGAGAGGATGTCCCACCTTTCGGCCCGCCTCTCCCTAACCCAGCAGTCTTCAAGAAG GGTCCAGAATTTCGGGAGTTCCTGCTGACCAAGCTGATCAACGCAGAGACCGCCTGCTACAAGTCGGATAAGTTCGCTAAGCTGGAA GGTCGGACACGGGCTGCCCTGCTGGATAACCTCCACGACGAACTTCACTGCCAAACACTGGCCGCGCTGGGCCACGGCCTGGGGCTCAGCTCCGATGAGGACAGGCTGGAGAATGGCGGCCATGGCGGACTGCTGGAGTCCTTCAAG AGAGCCATGCGGGTTCGTAGCCACTCCATGGAGACAGTGGCGGTGTCCCATCGCCACCGGGGCCCAGGCCTCGGAAGCGGGGTGCCACAGAACAGCATGGAGTGCACAAAAAGCACGTACACG CCCCCTGTGATGTCGGCCAAGTCCCCACTAAGGAGCCCAGTAAAACGGAAGTCGGGGCTGTTCCCGCGCCTACACTCCAGCTCAGAGAGCCAGGCGGACAGGCATGCCCGCGG TGACCAGAAGAGCTCAGACAGCAGCCCCATGTCACAGGAAGTGAGGTCAGATACCCTGTCTAACCCCAGCTCTCCAGAGATCTGCCCCAATAAGGAGAG GCCTCCAGGCAAGCTGAAGGACTGCATGGGCCGGACGAACATCTCCCGCTCTTCCAGCAGTAccagcagcttcagcagcgCTGCCGGGGAGGGCGAGGTCCTCGATGAGCtggacagcagcagtgcaggg AGCAGCCAACCCTCCATGGCTTCTTCATCTGTGTACAGCCCCTGCCTCGTTGTGGACGGCCTGGTGGCACCAGCCATCATGTGCCGCAGCCCCACAG ATGCAAAGAGTAAGATGTCGCCGAGGTCCAACTTAAAGTTTCGCTTTGACAAGCTGAGCCACTCTACAGCA GGACACTAG
- the LOC111860875 gene encoding rap1 GTPase-activating protein 2 isoform X5 — translation MLERIQQAPKTEEMTASSQKHKDDYIPYPRIEEVLEKGSPYPQVILPQFGGYWIEDMEASAGTPTSSDSSLCDEDDGGGRGPEGHLGFRLECDRTARTYRKHFLGREHLNFYCTASGLGNLIMSLKHEEVEGQEYLRIILRSRMKTLHDRIHLEGLSQLPSIPQIAKLFCDDVPGLKFSPVLYPRASQLIVSYDEHEINNTFKFGVIYQTFGQTTEEELFGNNTETPAFKEFLSLLGDCIDLQDFKGFRGGLDVSHGQTGSQSVYTVFRRREIMFHVSTKLPYTDGDTQQLQRKRHIGNDIVAVIFQEEGTPFVPDMIASNFLHAYILVQVEHACTAQTTYKVSVTAREDVPPFGPPLPNPAVFKKGPEFREFLLTKLINAETACYKSDKFAKLEGRTRAALLDNLHDELHCQTLAALGHGLGLSSDEDRLENGGHGGLLESFKRAMRVRSHSMETVAVSHRHRGPGLGSGVPQNSMECTKSTYTPPVMSAKSPLRSPVKRKSGLFPRLHSSSESQADRHARGDQKSSDSSPMSQEVRSDTLSNPSSPEICPNKERPPGKLKDCMGRTNISRSSSSTSSFSSAAGEGEVLDELDSSSAGSSQPSMASSSVYSPCLVVDGLVAPAIMCRSPTDAKSKMSPRSNLKFRFDKLSHSTAGH, via the exons ATGCTGGAGAGGATACAG CAGGCCCCAAAAACTGAGGAGATGACAGCCAGCTCCCAGAAGCACAAG GACGACTATATTCCATACCCGCGGATTGAGGAG GTCCTGGAGAAAGGCAGCCCATACCCCCAGGTGATCCTGCCCCAGTTCGGGGGCTACTGGATCGAGGACATGGAAGCCAGCGCCGGCACCCCCACGTCCTCTGACAGCAGCCTGTGTGACGAGGACGATGGAGGGGGACGTGGCCCCGAGGGTCACTTAGGCTTTCGGCTGGAGTGTGACAGAACAGCCCGGACATACCGCAAGCACTTCCTGGGCAGG GAGCACCTGAACTTCTACTGCACGGCAAGCGGCCTGGGAAACCTCATAATGTCCCTGAAGCACGAGGAGGTGGAGGGGCAGGAATACCTGCGGATCATTCTCAG GTCTCGCATGAAGACGCTGCATGACCGCATTCACCTGGAGGGCCTTTCCCAGCTGCCCAGCATCCCTCAGATAGCCAAG CTGTTCTGCGACGATGTGCCTGGTCTGAAGTTCAGCCCAGTCCTGTACCCCAGA GCATCCCAGCTCATAGTTAGCTATGATGAGCATGAGATTAACAACACGTTCAAGTTCGGGGTGATCTACCAGACGTTTGGCCAG ACCACGGAGGAGGAGCTGTTCGGGAACAACACGGAGACTCCTGCCTTTAAGGAGTTCCTCAGTCTGCTGGGAGACTGCATCGACCTGCAGGACTTCAAAGG GTTCCGTGGGGGGTTAGATGTGTCCCACGGTCAGACGGGTTCGCAGTCTGTCTATACGGTCTTCCGACGCAGGGAGATCATGTTCCACGTCTCCACCAAGCTCCCATACACAGACGGGGACACACAGCAG CTACAGCGGAAGCGGCACATCGGCAACGACATCGTGGCGGTCATCTTCCAGGAAGAGGGCACACCCTTTGTTCCTGATATGATCGCCTCCAACTTCCTGCATGCCTACATCCTGGTACAGGTGGAGCACGCTTGCACAGCTCAAACCACATACAAG GTGTCTGTCACAGCTCGAGAGGATGTCCCACCTTTCGGCCCGCCTCTCCCTAACCCAGCAGTCTTCAAGAAG GGTCCAGAATTTCGGGAGTTCCTGCTGACCAAGCTGATCAACGCAGAGACCGCCTGCTACAAGTCGGATAAGTTCGCTAAGCTGGAA GGTCGGACACGGGCTGCCCTGCTGGATAACCTCCACGACGAACTTCACTGCCAAACACTGGCCGCGCTGGGCCACGGCCTGGGGCTCAGCTCCGATGAGGACAGGCTGGAGAATGGCGGCCATGGCGGACTGCTGGAGTCCTTCAAG AGAGCCATGCGGGTTCGTAGCCACTCCATGGAGACAGTGGCGGTGTCCCATCGCCACCGGGGCCCAGGCCTCGGAAGCGGGGTGCCACAGAACAGCATGGAGTGCACAAAAAGCACGTACACG CCCCCTGTGATGTCGGCCAAGTCCCCACTAAGGAGCCCAGTAAAACGGAAGTCGGGGCTGTTCCCGCGCCTACACTCCAGCTCAGAGAGCCAGGCGGACAGGCATGCCCGCGG TGACCAGAAGAGCTCAGACAGCAGCCCCATGTCACAGGAAGTGAGGTCAGATACCCTGTCTAACCCCAGCTCTCCAGAGATCTGCCCCAATAAGGAGAG GCCTCCAGGCAAGCTGAAGGACTGCATGGGCCGGACGAACATCTCCCGCTCTTCCAGCAGTAccagcagcttcagcagcgCTGCCGGGGAGGGCGAGGTCCTCGATGAGCtggacagcagcagtgcaggg AGCAGCCAACCCTCCATGGCTTCTTCATCTGTGTACAGCCCCTGCCTCGTTGTGGACGGCCTGGTGGCACCAGCCATCATGTGCCGCAGCCCCACAG ATGCAAAGAGTAAGATGTCGCCGAGGTCCAACTTAAAGTTTCGCTTTGACAAGCTGAGCCACTCTACAGCA GGACACTAG